The sequence GGCGGTGTAAATCATTTTGTGTAAATGGTTTGGTTTTCGGTTATCAGTAAGCTGGCATTCTGTCTTCGAACAGGATGGAAAACCGGTTGAGGGCCGCCTTCCAGTCCCGGATCGGCAGGGTCCATTTCTTGGCGATATTGTTCAATGCCAAATAGAGCAGCTTGAACATGGCTGCGTCGTTGGGAAATGATCCCCGGTTCTTGGTGACCTTGCGGAGCGACATGTTCAGCGACTCGATGGCGTTGGTCGTGTAGATCACCTTGCGGATCTCCGCCGGGTAGGCAAAAAACGGGGTGATTCGCTCCCAGTTCCGCCGCCAGGACTGGCCGATGGAGGGATGGGTTTCATCCCATTTGGCCTCGAATTCCGACAGGTTCATTTCGGCCTGCTCGACGGTCGCCGCCTGGTAAATGGTCTTGAGGTCGGCAGCCACCTCCTTGCGCTGCTTCCACGAAACGTATTTGAGGGAGTGGCGCACCATGTGGACGAGGCAGAGCTGGACCTGGGTGCGGGGAAAAACCGTCTCGATGGCTTCGGGGAAGCCCTTGAGGCCATCCACGCAGGCGATGAAGATGTCTTCAACGCCACGGTTTTTCAACTCGGTCACCACCTGCAACCAGAACTTGGCGCCCTCGTTCTCGGCCACCCACATCCCCAGAACCTCCTTGATGCCGTCCATGGTGACGCCCAGGGCCAGGTAGACGGCTTTGTTGCTGACGTGACCGTTATCCCGTACCTTGACCCGCACAGCGTCCATATAGACGATGGGATAAAGGGGATCGAGCGGCCGGTTCTGCCAGATTTTGACCTCGTCGGCGATGGCATCGGTCACGCTGGAAATCAGGCTAGGAGAGACCTCGACGCCGTAAATCTCTTCCAAGTGTCCCTGGATCTCCCGCGTGGTCATCCCCCGGGCGTACAGGGAGATGATCTTACCGTCGAAGCCGGCAAAACGGGTCTGCCCCTTCGGAATGATGGTCGGCTCAAAGGTGGCGTCCCGGTCGCGGGGCACCTCGATCGGCAGCTTGCCGAACTCGCCCTTGATGGTTTTGGCGGATTTGCCGTTGCGAGCATTACCACCCTTGGTGGCGATGGCACCATGCTTCTCATGCCCTAGGTGGTCGGTCATTTCCGCCTGCAGGGCTCGCTCAACGAGGCCTTTGGTCAGTTGCTTGAGCAGGCCATTCTCCCCGATCAGATCCTCGGGTTTGGTGTACTTGAAATCGGCAAACAGGCGGTCAAGAAGTTCTTTTTCGATGGCCATTTGGGCTCCTCAGAGGGTGGGGGGCTGGTGTACCCCGGAATGGCCATTTACACAAACTAAATTACACCCTC is a genomic window of Desulfuromonas acetexigens containing:
- a CDS encoding IS256 family transposase — encoded protein: MAIEKELLDRLFADFKYTKPEDLIGENGLLKQLTKGLVERALQAEMTDHLGHEKHGAIATKGGNARNGKSAKTIKGEFGKLPIEVPRDRDATFEPTIIPKGQTRFAGFDGKIISLYARGMTTREIQGHLEEIYGVEVSPSLISSVTDAIADEVKIWQNRPLDPLYPIVYMDAVRVKVRDNGHVSNKAVYLALGVTMDGIKEVLGMWVAENEGAKFWLQVVTELKNRGVEDIFIACVDGLKGFPEAIETVFPRTQVQLCLVHMVRHSLKYVSWKQRKEVAADLKTIYQAATVEQAEMNLSEFEAKWDETHPSIGQSWRRNWERITPFFAYPAEIRKVIYTTNAIESLNMSLRKVTKNRGSFPNDAAMFKLLYLALNNIAKKWTLPIRDWKAALNRFSILFEDRMPAY